CGGACTTAATTTAGGCGATGCAGCAGGTGCTGGTATAGCAAAACACTTGCATTTGCATGTCTTACCAAGATGGCATAAGGATACTAATTTTATAACCACTATTTGTGATACTAGAGTTATAGGGACTAGCCTAGATGAATTATATTTAAAGATAAAAGAGAGCTTTAAAAACTACAATGCAGCTAATTAGTGCTAAAGAATTTTTAAATACTAATAAAAATATTTTAATAGACGCAAGAAGTCCAAATGAATACAAAAAAGCACATTTAAAAAAAGCCTTAAACTTTTTTGCTTTAAACAACGAAGAGCATAAGTTAGTAGGGACAAAATATGCTACTAATAAATTTAACGCAAAATTATTAGGAGCTAGTTTTATTTGCAAAAACACAAGCATTCATCTTAAAAAAATACAAAATATAGCAAATCCACATAAAGATGAAATATATATTTATTGTGCTAGGGGTGGTCAGCGAAGTGGTGCGATAGGTCATATTTTAAGTGAGATTGGATTTAAAGTCTATAAATGCGAAGGTGGTTTTAAAGAACTTAGAAACGAGATGATTTCGTATCTTAATAGCTATCAAAATCCTAATTTTGTAAGCCTAGCAGGAAATACAGCTTGTGGTAAAACAAGGCTTTTAAAATTACTTGATAATAAAATAGATTTAGAAAAATTAGCCCATCATTTCGGCTCAACTTTTGGCTCTCGTGGGTTTTTACAACCTAGCCAACAACAATTTGATATAAATCTAATAAATGAATTAAAAGCATTAAAAGATGCAAAAGTATTCATAGAAGCAGAGAGCAAAAACATAGGAACTATAACTTTATTTAATAATTTTTATGAGCAAATGAATAGCGGTATTAAGGTGTTTTGCGAAGCTAGTTTGGATATTAGAGTGCAAAATTGTGTGAATGATTATCAAAACATTAGCTCGGAATTTTTTTATTTTTGTCTTGAGAGATTAAAGCCTTATTTAGGAAATGCCTTAGTTTATGAGCTAAGCACTGCTTATAATAATAAGGATTTAAAAAGTGTAGCAAAAATACTTTTAATCAATTATTATGATAAGGTCTATAAAAAACCTAAGGAATTTGATTTATTATTAAATCTTGATGATTTAGAAAAAGCTAAAGATATTTTAAATAATTTATAAATATTTTAATTTTTTAGTAGAATATAAAAATTTTCACGACTTATTTATCCGTTTTTTTTTTTATATATAATCACTCCCTTAATTTTTTCATAGATATTAAAAATATTTTAATAAATTTAAAAGGATTTAGATGAATAAAAAAATAAAATTATCTTTACTAGCATTTACATTAATTACTAATGCTTATTCACAAGATACATTCCCTAGCACTACACAAAATAGCGAT
This is a stretch of genomic DNA from Campylobacter sp. MG1. It encodes these proteins:
- the mnmH gene encoding tRNA 2-selenouridine(34) synthase MnmH; its protein translation is MQLISAKEFLNTNKNILIDARSPNEYKKAHLKKALNFFALNNEEHKLVGTKYATNKFNAKLLGASFICKNTSIHLKKIQNIANPHKDEIYIYCARGGQRSGAIGHILSEIGFKVYKCEGGFKELRNEMISYLNSYQNPNFVSLAGNTACGKTRLLKLLDNKIDLEKLAHHFGSTFGSRGFLQPSQQQFDINLINELKALKDAKVFIEAESKNIGTITLFNNFYEQMNSGIKVFCEASLDIRVQNCVNDYQNISSEFFYFCLERLKPYLGNALVYELSTAYNNKDLKSVAKILLINYYDKVYKKPKEFDLLLNLDDLEKAKDILNNL